Proteins from one Panthera leo isolate Ple1 chromosome D1, P.leo_Ple1_pat1.1, whole genome shotgun sequence genomic window:
- the TAF1D gene encoding TATA box-binding protein-associated factor RNA polymerase I subunit D isoform X1: protein MNSLNPIMASDSAVEIENHSDNSSSGSSLFKTQCVPSSPKPRQRNPIRKFVYSPESVQAKDSSSDSSLEPRPLTLKAIFERFKKKKRKKRKYKPTGRPRGRPKGRKNTRRSQINRKQVRDKGSGFPFVESENGRKPLPWRKILTFEQAVARGFFNYLEKLKYEYYLKESLKQMNVGEDLEKEDFDSRRYKYLDDDGSLSPIESEAEDDLATNLEHDDECDIKLVDHNYFIVSSEVPKKKNVYLEQEEYTEEAAVSKRRTSRSKNIGQRIERPEKEIGI, encoded by the exons ATGAATTCTCTGAACCCTATAATGGCATCTGATTCAGCTGTGGAAATTGAAAATCACAG tgataaTTCTTCATCTGGTAGCAGCTTATTTAAAACTCAGTGTGTCCCTTCCTCACCTAAACCGAGGCAAAGAAACCCTATCAGAAAATTTGTTTATTCACCTGAAAGTGTTCAAGCAAAGGATTCCTCTAGTGACTCATCTTTAGAACCAAGACCATTGACtttaaaagctatttttgaaagattcaaaaaaaagaaacgtaaaaagaggaaatacaagCCAACAGGAAGACCAAGGGGAagaccaaaaggaagaaaaaatactagACGCTCCCAAATAAATAGGAAACAAGTTAGAGACAAAGGATCTGGGTTCCCATTTGTAGAATCAGAGAATGGAAGAAAACCACTACCTTGGAGGAAGATTTTAACCTTTGAG CAAGCAGTGGCAAGAGGATTTTTCAACTACCTTGAAAAGCTGAAGTATGAATACTACCTCAAGGAATCCTTGAAACAAATGAATGTTGGTGaagatttagaaaaagaagatTTTGACAGTCGTAGATATAAATACTTGGATGATGATGGATCTCTCTCTCCTATTGAGTCAGA AGCAGAGGATGATCTTGCAACAAATCTTGAACATGATGACGAATGTGATATCAAATTGGTG GACCATAATTATTTCATAGTAAGTTCTGAAGTACCAaagaagaagaatgtgtatttagAACAAGAGGAATATACCGAAGAAGCAGCTGTGTCTAAAAGGAGAACATCAAGGTCCAAAAACATTGGACAGAGGATAGAACGGCCTGAAAAGGAGATAGGAATATGA
- the TAF1D gene encoding TATA box-binding protein-associated factor RNA polymerase I subunit D isoform X3 codes for MNSLNPIMASDSAVEIENHSDNSSSGSSLFKTQCVPSSPKPRQRNPIRKFVYSPESVQAKDSSSDSSLEPRPLTLKAIFERFKKKKRKKRKYKPTGRPRGRPKGRKNTRRSQINRKQVRDKGSGFPFVESENGRKPLPWRKILTFEQAVARGFFNYLEKLKYEYYLKESLKQMNVGEDLEKEDFDSRRYKYLDDDGSLSPIESEAEDDLATNLEHDDECDIKLVAFHLRAQCLDLKVLEYPKNLYSSGRASLGKFLLGTV; via the exons ATGAATTCTCTGAACCCTATAATGGCATCTGATTCAGCTGTGGAAATTGAAAATCACAG tgataaTTCTTCATCTGGTAGCAGCTTATTTAAAACTCAGTGTGTCCCTTCCTCACCTAAACCGAGGCAAAGAAACCCTATCAGAAAATTTGTTTATTCACCTGAAAGTGTTCAAGCAAAGGATTCCTCTAGTGACTCATCTTTAGAACCAAGACCATTGACtttaaaagctatttttgaaagattcaaaaaaaagaaacgtaaaaagaggaaatacaagCCAACAGGAAGACCAAGGGGAagaccaaaaggaagaaaaaatactagACGCTCCCAAATAAATAGGAAACAAGTTAGAGACAAAGGATCTGGGTTCCCATTTGTAGAATCAGAGAATGGAAGAAAACCACTACCTTGGAGGAAGATTTTAACCTTTGAG CAAGCAGTGGCAAGAGGATTTTTCAACTACCTTGAAAAGCTGAAGTATGAATACTACCTCAAGGAATCCTTGAAACAAATGAATGTTGGTGaagatttagaaaaagaagatTTTGACAGTCGTAGATATAAATACTTGGATGATGATGGATCTCTCTCTCCTATTGAGTCAGA AGCAGAGGATGATCTTGCAACAAATCTTGAACATGATGACGAATGTGATATCAAATTGGTG GCTTTTCATTTGAGAGCACAATGTCTGGACTTAAAG gTATTGGAGTATCCCAAGAATCTGTATAGTTCAGGGCGTGCTAGTTTAGGTAAGTTTTTGTTGGGGACAGTGTAA
- the TAF1D gene encoding TATA box-binding protein-associated factor RNA polymerase I subunit D isoform X2: protein MNSLNPIMASDSAVEIENHSDNSSSGSSLFKTQCVPSSPKPRQRNPIRKFVYSPESVQAKDSSSDSSLEPRPLTLKAIFERFKKKKRKKRKYKPTGRPRGRPKGRKNTRRSQINRKQVRDKGSGFPFVESENGRKPLPWRKILTFEQAVARGFFNYLEKLKYEYYLKESLKQMNVGEDLEKEDFDSRRYKYLDDDGSLSPIESEAEDDLATNLEHDDECDIKLVAFHLRAQCLDLKGPKVKKKKTGSQRLQVRFPLKCPILQKLKAFSFITLP from the exons ATGAATTCTCTGAACCCTATAATGGCATCTGATTCAGCTGTGGAAATTGAAAATCACAG tgataaTTCTTCATCTGGTAGCAGCTTATTTAAAACTCAGTGTGTCCCTTCCTCACCTAAACCGAGGCAAAGAAACCCTATCAGAAAATTTGTTTATTCACCTGAAAGTGTTCAAGCAAAGGATTCCTCTAGTGACTCATCTTTAGAACCAAGACCATTGACtttaaaagctatttttgaaagattcaaaaaaaagaaacgtaaaaagaggaaatacaagCCAACAGGAAGACCAAGGGGAagaccaaaaggaagaaaaaatactagACGCTCCCAAATAAATAGGAAACAAGTTAGAGACAAAGGATCTGGGTTCCCATTTGTAGAATCAGAGAATGGAAGAAAACCACTACCTTGGAGGAAGATTTTAACCTTTGAG CAAGCAGTGGCAAGAGGATTTTTCAACTACCTTGAAAAGCTGAAGTATGAATACTACCTCAAGGAATCCTTGAAACAAATGAATGTTGGTGaagatttagaaaaagaagatTTTGACAGTCGTAGATATAAATACTTGGATGATGATGGATCTCTCTCTCCTATTGAGTCAGA AGCAGAGGATGATCTTGCAACAAATCTTGAACATGATGACGAATGTGATATCAAATTGGTG GCTTTTCATTTGAGAGCACAATGTCTGGACTTAAAG GGccctaaagtaaaaaaaaaaaaaactggatccCAAAGATTGCAGGTAAGATTTCCCCTCAAGTGCCCAATCTTACAGAAgttgaaagctttttctttcaTAACACTTCCTTAA